A stretch of DNA from Candidatus Goldiibacteriota bacterium:
CGCCAGCCTGCGGATGTAAAGGCACGCTCTTCCCCTTGAATGCTTTCCAAGTTTTCCAAGTTCAACCGGATAGTTATCTATATCCGGAAAAATATATACCGATATCTTTCCGCTTCTTACCGCAAAGGCGGTTTTCATCCAATCTCCCTGCCTGCCTGATTTATAAATATAATGCACTTTCCCAAATCCCACAACAGACGCCCCCCACATTACCGGCTTTTCCCCTGTTGCCTTTTCCATTATAGACGCCAGCTTAAGGCAATCTTCTTTAAGCTGAATATCCTTTATGGAATTTATATATTTCACTGCGTCTTTTTTTGTGGGCTGCGTCTTATTTTCCGCCATTATCCCCTCCCTTTAATATCATCCGTCTTAAATTTGATTTATTCCGGCAGTTTGCTTTTTATAAACTCAAATAATACTTTGGCATTTTCAAGAAGGTTTTCGGCTTCTTTTTGTTTTATAAGCCGTTCTTCGTATTCAGCCATATTTTTCATACTTATTATTTTTTTCAGCCTTTTACCGGCTTCTTTAATTTCTACATTTGGTATGTCCTTAATACTTTCCAGCAGCCTTACCGCATCATCATGACGCAGGCCGGTATGCCTTTTTTGCAGGTAATAAACACACAGGGCATCCGCCGCCGAAATCGCGCTGTGAACCGAGCATATTGCCCCCGCATTATAATCTTTTTTCTGATACGCATCCGCAGCTGTATTAATACATTCTTTTGAGCGCCTGATAAAATTTACATACAAATGCCTGTCAATACGGCTTGTCCTTATACTATCCATCTCTGTCCCCTCTATGTTTTATACTATTTTAATCCCTTCTTTTTCTATATTTCCGATCAAAGCCAAATTCTTTCTGTCCTTATACTCTTTTTCGGTAAGTATATACCCGTTAAGGACGTTTCCATAAAGTTTAACAAACTCTGCTGAAAGTTTATCTGTTATGATTTCGCATTCTTCCTTTGTTCTATTATCCTTAACCAATACAAACACATCAATATCGCTTGTTACAGCCTCTTTTTTCCTGGCGACAGAGCCAAAAATCTTTATTTGTTTTACACCCTTGAATCCAAAAGCTTTTTTAATTCTTTCTGCCATATCGGCAAAAGGAACGTCTTTTTCCCCGGCAGAGTCTATTATAGGCTTTAAAACAGAATAAGCATAACTACTTTCATTTACAGCCCATACATTTGAATTGCCGACGCCTTTTACTTCCGCAAGGTTAATTTCCTTGAATTCAGCAAGCGCCCTGTTTAACTTTACATTTGAAACGCCGATTACACGGCTTAATTCCCTTTCACTCATATCCGGGAGCTTTTTTTGTCCCAGCATAAATTTAAGTATTTTTATCTTGTCTTCCGAATTTAATACCTTTAAAACGCCTGAATTTATCTTCATAAATCTCCTATGTTACATATTTGTAACAAATGTAACATAAACGTAACAACAAATCAACATTTTTTGTCCGTATAAAACACAGGCCAAAAACCAGCTATGCTTTTTTTCGGATTTTTTTTATTTTTAGGTTTAAA
This window harbors:
- a CDS encoding DUF1801 domain-containing protein translates to MAENKTQPTKKDAVKYINSIKDIQLKEDCLKLASIMEKATGEKPVMWGASVVGFGKVHYIYKSGRQGDWMKTAFAVRSGKISVYIFPDIDNYPVELGKLGKHSRGRACLYIRRLADIDIKTLTFMITDSVKKFKSGVYKAPGAE
- a CDS encoding HEPN domain-containing protein, which encodes MDSIRTSRIDRHLYVNFIRRSKECINTAADAYQKKDYNAGAICSVHSAISAADALCVYYLQKRHTGLRHDDAVRLLESIKDIPNVEIKEAGKRLKKIISMKNMAEYEERLIKQKEAENLLENAKVLFEFIKSKLPE
- a CDS encoding nucleotidyltransferase domain-containing protein, whose product is MKINSGVLKVLNSEDKIKILKFMLGQKKLPDMSERELSRVIGVSNVKLNRALAEFKEINLAEVKGVGNSNVWAVNESSYAYSVLKPIIDSAGEKDVPFADMAERIKKAFGFKGVKQIKIFGSVARKKEAVTSDIDVFVLVKDNRTKEECEIITDKLSAEFVKLYGNVLNGYILTEKEYKDRKNLALIGNIEKEGIKIV